CTCGAAGGTAGTGGATCATGCCCCCTGCAGCGTATATGTGGTGAAAACGGGATAAATGCGCTGATCCCTGTTTCGCAGACGTATTTTACGGCAAGGGCCTCAGAAATGAGGCCCTTTTTCTTTGAAATTTCATATAATAAATTATTTCCGATGAAAAAATTTCCCATATTACATCTTGTCCTTTTCATTCTTACGACGATTACGACAGTTGTGGTTGGCGCACTCCAGTCCGGTGCGGATCTCATCGAAGAGCCGGCAATGATATATAAAGGGATTCCTTTCTCACTGACCCTCATGCTGATCCTGCTGAGCCATGAGCTGTCCCATTATTTTACCTCCCGAAGACATGGTGTGAAGGCAACGCTCCCGTATTTTATCCCCGCCCCTACAATTATCGGGACGTTCGGGGCTTTTATCAAAATGAAATCGCCAATCGTCACAAGAAAAGCCCTCATCGACATCGGTGCATCAGGTCCCATAGCCGGCTTCATCATATCCGTTATCGCCACAGTCATCGGGCTTCAGATGTCCGAAATTGTTACTCTTACGGAGACCAGGGGAGGACTGAATCTGGGAGGGTCTCTCCTGTTTTCTGCGCTGTCAAAGATGGTTCTGGGAGTAGTGCCTTCTGATTCGGATATCCTTCTGAATCCTGTTGCCTTTGCCGGATGGATCGGGCTTTTTATCACTTCCATTAATCTGATCCCTGTCGGACAGCTCGACGGCGGCCACATTGCATATGCCCTTCTCGGGGAAAAGCATAAGGTTGTGTCTGTTGTGCTGATTATCGTC
This window of the Nitrospirota bacterium genome carries:
- a CDS encoding site-2 protease family protein: MKKFPILHLVLFILTTITTVVVGALQSGADLIEEPAMIYKGIPFSLTLMLILLSHELSHYFTSRRHGVKATLPYFIPAPTIIGTFGAFIKMKSPIVTRKALIDIGASGPIAGFIISVIATVIGLQMSEIVTLTETRGGLNLGGSLLFSALSKMVLGVVPSDSDILLNPVAFAGWIGLFITSINLIPVGQLDGGHIAYALLGEKHKVVSVVLIIVMAVLGLFLWEGWAVWAVLLLILGVGHPPVLYWEPVLDRKRKYVGWFSAAMFVLTFIPVPFRIL